The following are encoded in a window of Drosophila simulans strain w501 chromosome 3L, Prin_Dsim_3.1, whole genome shotgun sequence genomic DNA:
- the LOC6736920 gene encoding peptidoglycan-recognition protein LD isoform X2, which produces MDSSHIAVRVARRSPSPAAVSQSSYGSLGSSQDIHIRVDKDGVASESTPLLAAAQRSIKTSSSLTASVSASSSTPSSCRRNPTLHEDCFNWRSVGLLVMCASALALAAYLLWRQTQTPDFGYRLSIVGHGIWSDMDIQGRGTLFDPIGVDTVIFTHTGSNECHDDCPDVLHKLERSHLGELPYNFLVAGDCQVFEARGWHYRSQYPRDLIGIDSLVMAFVGNFSGRPPIDCQLMAAQALILESLKRRILQPVYQLFVLGSYTDALQRELRHWPHYASHQTSK; this is translated from the exons ATGGACTCCAGCCACATAGCCGTGCGAGTGG CACGTCGTAGTCCCTCGCCGGCCGCCGTCTCCCAGTCGTCGTACGGCAGTCTGGGTTCCAGCCAAGATATACACATTCGAGTGGACAAGGATGGCGTTGCCAGCGAATCCACTCCGCTGCTGGCAGCTGCTCAGCGGTCCATCAAGACGTCCTCATCCCTCACAGCCTCAgtctccgcctcctcctcgacgCCTTCGAGTTGCCGGAGGAACCCCACGCTCCACGAAGACTGCTTCAATTGGCGCTCGGTGGGACTGCTGGTCATGTGTGCATCCGCCTTGGCACTGGCCGCCTATTTGCTCTGGAGACAAA CCCAAACGCCGGACTTTGGCTACCGACTCAGTATCGTGGGTCATGGCATATGGTCGGATATGGATATCCAGGGTCGGGGAACTCTTTTCGATCCGATCGGTGTCGACACAGTGATTTTTACCCACACTGGGAGCAATGAATGCCACGATGATTGCCCGGATGTATTGCATAAGCTGGAA AGGTCGCATCTTGGCGAGCTGCCCTACAACTTCCTGGTCGCCGGTGATTGTCAGGTCTTCGAGGCACGAGGCTGGCACTATCGGAGTCAGTATCCAAGGGATCTAATTGGAATAGACTCGTTGGTGATGGCCTTTGTGGGTAACTTCAGTGGGAGGCCACCCATCGATTGCCAGTTGATGGCCGCCCAGGCTCTGATTCTGGAATCCCTAAAGCGTCGGATTCTGCAGCCAGTGTACCAACTCTTCGTGTTGGGCAGCTATACGGACGCATTGCAGCGGGAACTGAGGCACTGGCCGCACTACGCGAGCCACCAAACGTCCAAGTGA
- the LOC27207062 gene encoding alpha-tocopherol transfer protein-like, which yields MVQDQGETTALPEALLKIAKRELREDRCTREQSLEQLRNWVAKNEDLQNVRCDDTFLLRFLRAKKFSVPMAEQTLLKYLNIRRTFPHMSTQLDYLEPRLGDLIDQGYIFAVPQRDKHGRRVVVINAKGLNPKIHTSCDQAKAHFLTYECLMEDQETQITGLSHVGDFAGVTTAHVTNWNPTEFARIFKWGEQSLPMRHKEIHLINVPSTLKWLIDFVKNRVSSKMKNRLIIYGSEKELMKSVDQGCLPLEMGGKVPMREMIELWKQELASKRDLILGLDKSILLSDRGIQRRSSFNAEKASTGGPNFVSQIESIEGSFRKLEFD from the coding sequence ATGGTGCAGGATCAGGGGGAGACGACAGCCCTGCCGGAGGCACTGCTGAAGATTGCCAAGCGGGAGCTGCGCGAGGATCGATGCACGCGGGAGCAGtcgctggagcagctgcgcaACTGGGTGGCCAAGAACGAGGATCTGCAGAATGTGCGATGCGACGATACCTTCCTGCTGCGCTTCCTGCGCGCCAAGAAGTTCAGTGTGCCGATGGCCGAGCAGACGCTGCTCAAGTACCTGAACATCAGGAGAACGTTCCCGCACATGAGCACCCAGCTGGACTATCTGGAGCCGCGACTCGGCGACCTCATCGATCAGGGATACATATTTGCGGTGCCACAGCGGGACAAGCACGGTCGCCGCGTGGTGGTCATCAATGCCAAGGGGTTAAATCCGAAGATCCACACTAGCTGCGACCAGGCCAAGGCGCATTTCCTCACCTACGAGTGCCTGATGGAGGATCAGGAGACGCAGATCACTGGGCTATCGCATGTGGGCGACTTCGCCGGCGTGACCACGGCGCATGTGACCAACTGGAATCCCACGGAGTTTGCCCGCATCTTCAAGTGGGGTGAGCAATCGCTGCCCATGCGTCACAAGGAGATCCACCTGATCAATGTGCCATCCACACTCAAGTGGCTCATTGATTTCGTGAAGAACCGCGTCAGTTCCAAGATGAAGAACCGCCTGATCATCTACGGCAGCGAGAAGGAGCTGATGAAGAGCGTGGACCAGGGCTGTCTGCCGCTGGAAATGGGTGGCAAGGTGCCCATGCGCGAGATGATCGAGCTGTGGAAGCAGGAGCTGGCGAGCAAGCGCGACCTGATCCTCGGCCTGGACAAGAGCATACTGCTCTCCGATCGCGGCATCCAGCGGCGCAGCAGCTTCAATGCCGAAAAGGCCTCCACCGGCGGACCCAACTTCGTTTCACAAATCGAGTCCATCGAGGGTAGCTTTCGGAAACTGGAGTTCGACTAG
- the LOC6736918 gene encoding membrane-associated tyrosine- and threonine-specific cdc2-inhibitory kinase, whose translation MEKHHRLPLPELHDDKHRHKQCNGENSNRFRPPKYKTRGYVAVDNNNLNRSQSLGSCSTNSSQIAHAISFRDAGCSDSSTLPSSPVQAELSTLSLSHFEQCFERLAKLGEGSFGEVYQVRDRTDGRLYAVKISKQLFRGEQYRAERLEEVRRYEEFSGHENCIRFIRAWEQYDRLYMQMELCRESLEQYLLRCQRIPEERIWHILLDLLRGLKSLHDRNLIHLDIKLDNVLIGEDDETCKLADFGLVIDVDRANSHHATEGDSRYMAPEILQGHFSKAADIFSLGIAMLELACYMDLPSNGPLWHELRHGILPEEFINKISLELQSVIKSMMKPDPAQRPTAEQLLSHPKLQYLQKKRKSLMNFTMLSRSFRRSRRAVWGRMCNWKTAAFRYLLYFLEVLHLCKPITASQPNINIVPSSPSSKGVPLVPRVEFQLVGSTPIANRDCYASDFLSGEDPLDLSNQGSPNVINSTPLNTNQGKSRLDLLKNNVDSMGRYVQVHDFESPCSALSSAKVLDTSSFRRKKLFVLEYDDE comes from the exons atggaaaagcatcATCGACTGCCCCTCCCGGAATTGCACGACGACAAACACAGACACAAACAGTGCAATGGGGAGAACAGCAATCGCTTCCGGCCGCCCAAGTACAAGACGCGTGGCTATGTCGCCGTGGATAACAACAATCTGAACCGAAGCCAATCGCTGGGCTCCTGTAGCACCAATAGTTCCCAGATCGCGCACGCGATCTCCTTTCGTGACGCCGGGTGTTCGGATTCCAGTACGCTGCCCTCGTCGCCAGTCCAGGCCGAGCTGAGCACCCTGTCCCTGTCACACTTCGAGCAGTGCTTCGAAAGGCTGGCCAAACTGGGCGAAGGATCCTTCGGCGAGGTGTACCAGGTGCGCGATCGCACCGACGGCCGGTTGTATGCCGTCAAGATCTCCAAGCAGCTGTTCCGCGGCGAACAGTACCGCGCCGAGCGGCTGGAAGAGGTGAGGCGCTACGAGGAGTTCTCCGGCCATGAGAACTGCATCCGGTTTATCCGCGCCTGGGAGCAGTACGACCGACTGTACATGCAAATGGAGCTGTGCCGCGAAAGCCTGGAGCAGTACTTGCTGCGCTGCCAAAGGATACCGGAGGAGCGCATCTGGCACATTCTGCTGGATCTGCTGCGAGGACTCAAGTCGCTGCACGACCGGAATCTCATCCATCTGGACATTAAACTGGACAACGTTCTGATCGGTGAGGACGACGAAACATGCAAGCTGGCAGACTTCGGACTGGTCATCGATGTGGACAGGGCCAACAGCCATCACGCCACGGAGGGAGATTCGAGGTATATGGCTCCAGAGATCCTGCAGGGTCACTTCTCCAAGGCTGCGGACATCTTTAGTCTGGGCATCGCCATGCTAGAGCTGGCGTGCTACATGGATCTTCCTTCCAACGGCCCACTGTGGCACGAACTGAGGCACGGCATCCTGCCCGAGGAGTTCATAAACA AAATATCACTGGAGCTGCAGTCGGTAATTAAGTCCATGATGAAGCCCGATCCTGCGCAGAGGCCAACGGCCGAGCAGCTACTCTCACATCCCAAGCTGCAGTACCTGCAAAAGAAGCGCAAGTCGCTAATGAACTTCACAATGCTG TCGCGTAGTTTTAGGCGATCTCGCCGTGCCGTTTGGGGAAGAATGTGCAATTGGAAAACAGCCGCCTTTCGTTACCTTCTGTACTTCCTGGAGGTCCTGCATCTATGCAAGCCCATAACGGCCTCACAGCCCAACATTAACATAGTGCCATCCTCGCCTTCGTCAAAGGGAGTGCCTCTGGTGCCTCGGGTGGAGTTCCAGCTGGTAGGATCCACACCCATTGCCAATCGTGACTGCTATGCCTCCGACTTCCTTTCCGGCGAGGACCCGCTGGACCTCTCCAATCAGGGTAGCCCCAACGTAATAAATTCCACGCCATTGAACACAAACCAAGGCAAATCCCGTCTGGATTTGCTAAAGAATAA TGTGGATTCAATGGGCAGGTACGTTCAGGTACACGATTTCGAGAGTCCATGCTCCGCCCTGTCTTCCGCCAAGGTCCTGGACACCTCATCGTTCCGACGCAAAAAACTCTTCGTCCTGGAATATGACGACGAGTGA
- the LOC6736917 gene encoding nucleolar protein 12: protein MTRKKAPKKKTEVVFDNKKRIEFLSGFRKRKNERRSRAKAELERNLKNERKRIRQEVKDGFNHLKKSFEPLRELTEEDKAEEAEQQEETYEDDEVQVKIVELTTNDLAAKRNMLGANTAEESEPEEQPAQSEEDEADQANRIPGMDFDPNARKRKSKPEDEEEPKAKKGNNSTLPDIKSKKDLDRLMKTKTLKKMHQSKLFKQKERLDKKNNQKKAKRDRNNTIKSVPKHQRKQLKYGKANQTKYRKGRMVNKKELRRKRNAD from the exons atgaccAGGAAAAAGGCTCCCAAGAAGAAAACAGAGGTTGTCTTCGACAACAAGAAACGCAT AGAGTTCCTCAGTGGCTTCCGGAAAAGAAAGAATGAGCGACGATCGCGTGCAAAGGCGGAACTGGAAAGAAACCTCAAGAACGAGCGCAAGCGCATACGGCAGGAGGTAAAGGATGGCTTCAACCACCTGAAGAAGTCCTTCGAACCACTGCGCGAACTCACCGAGGAGGACAAGGCCGAGGAGgcagagcagcaggaggagacCTACGAAGATGACGAAGTGCAAGTGAAGATCGTGGAGCTGACCACCAACGATCTGGCCGCCAAGCGCAATATGTTGGGTGCCAACACGGCAGAGGAAAGCGAACCGGAGGAGCAGCCTGCCCAGAGCGAGGAGGACGAAGCCGACCAGGCCAATAGGATACCCGGCATGGATTTCGATCCCAACGCCCGCAAACGTAAATCCAAGCCGGAGGACGAAGAGGAGCCGAAGGCCAAGAAGGGCAACAACTCCACGCTGCCAGACATCAAGAGCAAAAAGGATCTCGACCGCCTGATGAAGACCAAAACGCTGAAGAAAATGCACCAGAGCAAGCTGTTCAAGCAGAAGGAGCGCCTGGACAAGAAGAACAACCAGAAGAAGGCCAAACGGGACCGCAACAACACCATCAAGAGCGTTCCCAAGCACCAGCGCAAGCAGCTCAAGTACGGAAAGGCCAACCAGACCAAGTACCGAAAGGGTCGGATGGTCAACAAGAAGGAGCTGCGGCGCAAACGGAATGCCGACTAA
- the LOC6736919 gene encoding transmembrane protein 11 homolog, mitochondrial → MVSRNIESTSKVPTFHVIREVYDSSNAHERFEAELDKALEAKVDFIVIEPPRLGDETGRWIWVGNCLHKTAVATGVVSLVASLLWRDRPIIAAPACALSIFCTGLYTVSWNYDPCCQYQVENNDAVLEKLPLTDVSSPVILGYSPNSKTKYLHRGVSFLSAALCAWQIWRSYK, encoded by the exons ATGGTTAGCAGAAATATAGAAAG CACCAGTAAGGTGCCAACTTTCCATGTCATCCGCGAGGTCTACGACAGCTCTAATGCTCACGAAAGATTCGAGGCTGAACTGGACAAGGCGCTGGAAGCCAAGGTGGACTTCATCGTTATAGAGCCGCCTCGGCTGGGCGACGAAACTG GTCGTTGGATTTGGGTGGGCAATTGCCTGCACAAGACGGCGGTGGCCACTGGAGTGGTTTCCCTGGTGGCCAGCTTGCTGTGGCGGGATCGCCCCATCATTGCAGCTCCCGCTTGTGCACTCTCGATTTTTTGCACAGGACTGTACACGGTCTCCTGGAACTATGATCCTTGTTGTCAATATCAG GTGGAAAATAATGACGCCGTGTTGGAGAAACTGCCACTGACAGATGTCTCCTCGCCTGTGATTTTGGGCTACTCGCCCAactcaaaaaccaaatacttGCACCGTGGCGTATCCTTTCTCTCGGCTGCCCTGTGCGCCTGGCAGATTTGGAGGTCCTACAAGTAG
- the LOC6736920 gene encoding peptidoglycan-recognition protein LD isoform X1 has translation MPIFVSAYSLRAISKYYAHQDQSGLDKLCHLTNHLVAFIFAKLHNLLFALYFATIARRSPSPAAVSQSSYGSLGSSQDIHIRVDKDGVASESTPLLAAAQRSIKTSSSLTASVSASSSTPSSCRRNPTLHEDCFNWRSVGLLVMCASALALAAYLLWRQTQTPDFGYRLSIVGHGIWSDMDIQGRGTLFDPIGVDTVIFTHTGSNECHDDCPDVLHKLERSHLGELPYNFLVAGDCQVFEARGWHYRSQYPRDLIGIDSLVMAFVGNFSGRPPIDCQLMAAQALILESLKRRILQPVYQLFVLGSYTDALQRELRHWPHYASHQTSK, from the exons ATGCCGATCTTTGTTAGCGCCTACAGTCTGCGTGCAATCAGCAAATACTATGCCCACCAAGACCAGAGTGGCCTGGACAAACTGTGCCACTTGACTAATCATCTGGTCGCCTTTATCTTCGCTAAACTCcataatttgttgtttgctctATATTTCGCTACGATAGCACGTCGTAGTCCCTCGCCGGCCGCCGTCTCCCAGTCGTCGTACGGCAGTCTGGGTTCCAGCCAAGATATACACATTCGAGTGGACAAGGATGGCGTTGCCAGCGAATCCACTCCGCTGCTGGCAGCTGCTCAGCGGTCCATCAAGACGTCCTCATCCCTCACAGCCTCAgtctccgcctcctcctcgacgCCTTCGAGTTGCCGGAGGAACCCCACGCTCCACGAAGACTGCTTCAATTGGCGCTCGGTGGGACTGCTGGTCATGTGTGCATCCGCCTTGGCACTGGCCGCCTATTTGCTCTGGAGACAAA CCCAAACGCCGGACTTTGGCTACCGACTCAGTATCGTGGGTCATGGCATATGGTCGGATATGGATATCCAGGGTCGGGGAACTCTTTTCGATCCGATCGGTGTCGACACAGTGATTTTTACCCACACTGGGAGCAATGAATGCCACGATGATTGCCCGGATGTATTGCATAAGCTGGAA AGGTCGCATCTTGGCGAGCTGCCCTACAACTTCCTGGTCGCCGGTGATTGTCAGGTCTTCGAGGCACGAGGCTGGCACTATCGGAGTCAGTATCCAAGGGATCTAATTGGAATAGACTCGTTGGTGATGGCCTTTGTGGGTAACTTCAGTGGGAGGCCACCCATCGATTGCCAGTTGATGGCCGCCCAGGCTCTGATTCTGGAATCCCTAAAGCGTCGGATTCTGCAGCCAGTGTACCAACTCTTCGTGTTGGGCAGCTATACGGACGCATTGCAGCGGGAACTGAGGCACTGGCCGCACTACGCGAGCCACCAAACGTCCAAGTGA